One Zymoseptoria tritici IPO323 chromosome 3, whole genome shotgun sequence genomic region harbors:
- the TR2 gene encoding beta ketoadipate:succinyl-CoA transferase, TR2 (Putative beta ketoadipate:succinyl-CoA, part of the beta ketoadipate pathway.), translated as MEFVCTFASSRVAATSQLQVRVVQLSRAAWRVKQQVSQSRSFRTTAFRHREAKGGAPAKIRGQSKLYASADEAVADIQSGSIVLSSGFGLCGTAETLIAAMARRGVDSLHSLTAVSNNAGTAIGGGLSPLIQSGQVSRAICSFLGNNKALEKKYLTGEIAIELTPQGTLAEKLRCGGAGIPAFFTPTGVNTYIQSGQIPARLKDGEVIESGKARETRIFDGRVYNMETAIKGDVAVLRAHKVDKAGNVKFRYTTKSFAPLMAKAAKVSIVEAEHIVEIGDIAPDEIDLPGVFIDRIVQATEDKILEVKKLRSENDIEAEGSKSDALARRNRIAKRAAKELKPGYYVNLGVGMPTLAPSFLPPDNQVWIQSENGILGMGPYPTEEELDADIINAGKETVTLVKGASVFDSSESFGMIRGGHIDVSMLGALQVGANGDLANYMIPGKVFKGMGGAMDLVSNPDATKIVVLTDHVDKYGVPKIVEHCTLPLTGARVVSTIITDLCVFEVDRKRGGLTLTELAPGVGVDEIKQKTGAKFAVAEPLGKME; from the exons ATGGAGTTTGTATGCACGTTCGCCAGTAGTCGCGTGGCGGCGACTTCGCAATTGCAGGTCCGGGTAGTTCAACTTTCTCGGGCGGCATGGCGAGTAAAGCAACAAGTCAGCCAAAGCAGATCATTCAGAACAACAGCTTTCCGCCATCGTGAAGCCAAAGGTGGGGCTCCAGCGAAGATCCGAGGCCAGTCGAAGCTTTACGCATCCGCAGATGAGGCAGTAGCAGATATTCAATCCGGATCAATCGTCCTCAGTTCTGGATTCGGACTATGTGGCACAGCAGAGACTCTCATCGCAGCAATGGCACGGCGAGGTGTCGATAGCTTGCACTCACTGACAGCCGTATCGAACAACGCCGGGACTGCCATTGGAGGAGGCCTATCACCACTCATTCAGTCCGGACAAGTCAGCCGTGCAATTTGCAGCTTTCTCGGCAACAACAAGGCattggagaagaagtacctcACAGGAGAAATCGCCATCGAACTCACACCGCAAGGAACGCTCGCCGAGAAACTACGATGTGGCGGTGCCGGTATTCCAGCATTCTTCACACCCACTGGAGTCAACACATACATTCAATCCGGCCAGATCCCTGCAAGACTAAAGGATGGCGAGGTCATCGAATCTGGAAAGGCCCGCGAGACTCGCATCTTTGACGGCCGCGTCTACAACATGGAAACTGCTATCAAAGGCGATGTCGCTGTTCTGCGTGCACATAAGGTCGACAAAGCTGGAAACGTCAAGTTCAGATACACCACAAAGTCCTTCGCACCCCTCATGGCCAAAGCTGCAAAGGTCTCCATCGTTGAGGCCGAGCACATCGTGGAGATCGGCGACATCGCTCCAGATGAGATCGATCTGCCTGGTGTATTCATCGATCGCATTGTTCAAGCCACCGAAGATAAGATTCTGGAAGTCAAGAAGCTCCGCTCGGAGAACGATATCGAGGCCGAAGGTTCCAAGTCTGACGCTCTTGCCCGCCGGAACCGCATTGCGAAACGTGCAGCGAAGGAATTGAAGCCTGGCTACTACGTCAATCTCGGAGTTGGAATGCCAACTCTCGCGCCCTCTTTCCTGCCACCGGATAACCAAGTCTGGATTCAGTCCGAGAACGGTATCCTCGGTATGGGCCCGTACCCgaccgaggaggagctcgacGCCGACATTATCAACGCCGGAAAAGAGACTGTGACGCTGGTCAAGGGCGCCAGTGTGTTCGACAGCAGCGAGTCCTTTGGTATGATCAGAGGCGGGCACATTGATGTCAGTATGCTGGGAGCTCTTCAGGTTGGCGCGAACGGTGACCTGGCCAACTACATGATTCCTGGCAAAGTCTTCAAGGGCATGGGAGGTGCCATGGATCTGGTCTCAAATCCGGACGCTACTAAGATTGTTGTTTTGACCGATCATGTCGATAAGTATGGTGTGCCGAAGATCGTGGAGCACTGCACATTACCCTTGACTGGTGCGCGGGTGGTCAGCACTATTATCACGGATCTG TGTGTCTTCGAAGTTGATCGCAAGAGAGGTGGCCTGACTTTGACTGAGCTCGCGCCTGGCGTCGGCGTCGATGAGATCAAGCAGAAGACCGGTGCGAAGTTCGCTGTTGCAGAGCCTTTGGGCAAGATGGAGTAA